A genome region from Candidatus Methylomirabilota bacterium includes the following:
- the cofG gene encoding 7,8-didemethyl-8-hydroxy-5-deazariboflavin synthase CofG gives MMVSHAEGCALIEVPLDGLQDLLARAGELRDRGRGRRVTFSKKVFVPLTTLCRDYCGYCTFRRDPGEPGAHTMTPEEVVTLVQAGGRLGAKEALFSLGDKPEARFPEQRAFLRRHGHRTTLGYLRAMCELTLRQSPLLPHANPGVMGERDLAALREVNASMGLMLETLSERLLAPGLAHDRAPDKVPARRLKTIELAGKLQIPFTTGILIGIGETPRERVDALAAIRDLHERYGHIQEVIIQNFRAKPRIPMRDAPEPAFEDLLRTLAVARLLLGPDVNVQAPPNLSPGAYPRLLAAGLNDWGGISPLTIDHINPEAPWPLIPELRRATESLGFVLRERLAVYPEFATRPEFVAEPLRSRIARLIDADGLVKESHEHWRRW, from the coding sequence ATGATGGTCAGCCACGCCGAAGGCTGCGCGCTGATCGAGGTGCCGCTCGACGGTCTCCAAGACCTGCTGGCCCGCGCGGGTGAGCTGCGCGACCGCGGCCGGGGCCGGCGGGTCACCTTCTCCAAGAAGGTCTTCGTGCCGCTGACCACGCTCTGCCGCGACTACTGCGGCTACTGCACCTTCCGGCGCGATCCGGGCGAGCCGGGCGCCCACACGATGACTCCGGAGGAGGTCGTGACGCTCGTGCAGGCGGGCGGCCGGCTGGGCGCGAAGGAGGCCCTGTTTTCCCTCGGCGACAAGCCGGAGGCGCGCTTCCCGGAGCAGCGCGCCTTCCTCCGGCGCCATGGCCACCGGACGACGCTGGGCTACCTCCGCGCGATGTGCGAGCTGACGCTGCGCCAATCGCCGCTCCTGCCCCACGCCAACCCGGGCGTCATGGGGGAGCGCGACCTCGCCGCGCTCCGCGAGGTCAACGCCAGCATGGGCCTCATGCTGGAGACGCTCTCCGAGCGGCTGCTGGCCCCCGGCCTGGCCCACGACCGGGCCCCCGACAAGGTCCCCGCCCGGCGGCTCAAGACGATCGAGCTGGCGGGCAAGCTGCAGATCCCGTTCACGACCGGCATCCTGATCGGCATCGGCGAGACGCCCCGCGAGCGCGTCGACGCGCTGGCGGCGATCCGCGATCTGCACGAGCGATACGGCCACATCCAGGAAGTGATCATCCAGAACTTCCGGGCCAAGCCGCGGATCCCGATGCGGGACGCGCCCGAGCCCGCCTTCGAGGACCTGCTGCGCACGCTGGCCGTCGCCCGCCTCCTGCTCGGCCCCGACGTGAACGTCCAGGCCCCGCCCAACCTGTCGCCGGGCGCCTATCCGCGCCTGCTCGCCGCGGGCCTCAACGACTGGGGCGGGATCTCGCCCCTCACGATCGACCACATCAACCCCGAAGCGCCCTGGCCCCTCATCCCCGAGCTCAGGCGCGCGACCGAGAGCCTCGGCTTCGTCCTCCGCGAGCGGCTGGCCGTCTATCCCGAGTTCGCGACGCGACCCGAGTTCGTCGCCGAGCCGCTCCGCTCGCGGATCGCCAGACTGATCGACGCCGACGGCCTCGTCAAGGAGTCGCATGAGCACTGGCGACGCTGGTAG
- a CDS encoding hotdog domain-containing protein, with the protein MTPKEFAAKINEWARGTMIASHGTQFLTAGEGRAREFRPELNTDRGTLTAEAEVIQRGRTTLVVDGQVFDDERRLVAKLLATQLASRSGAGRG; encoded by the coding sequence ATGACACCCAAGGAGTTCGCCGCGAAGATCAACGAGTGGGCGCGCGGAACGATGATCGCGAGCCATGGCACGCAGTTCCTCACGGCAGGCGAGGGGCGGGCGCGGGAATTCCGCCCCGAGCTGAACACCGACCGCGGCACGCTCACCGCGGAAGCCGAGGTCATTCAGCGCGGGCGCACCACGCTCGTCGTCGACGGGCAGGTCTTCGACGACGAGCGCCGCCTGGTGGCGAAGCTCCTGGCCACCCAGCTCGCGTCGCGATCCGGGGCCGGCCGGGGATGA
- a CDS encoding LLM class F420-dependent oxidoreductase, with product MEFGFSLPGRGPLAEPDAVLEIAAKAESLRYASLFVTDHIVLPASTAGSVYPYSATGQFPGGSRQDYLEPLTMLGYLARATKKIRLGTSVLVIPYRNPLAAAKMLATIDVLSEGRVILGAGVGWLREEFEALAAPPFEQRGRVTDEYLRLMRLVWTTDPVSFTGQYYKVREVHALPKPVQPGGIPIWIGGHTDAALKRAATLGDGWHPIGLRPPALLPPDEYAMKVKQLHIYAQKAGRDPKAIALTFRAPMEVRSKREKTPARDRPMFQGTAPEVIADLERYQAVGVTHLVFDPTRPDLEAALANMERFAHEVRPKLTGRRR from the coding sequence ATGGAGTTCGGCTTCTCGCTCCCGGGTCGCGGCCCGCTCGCCGAACCCGATGCGGTGCTCGAGATCGCGGCGAAAGCCGAATCCCTGCGCTACGCCTCGCTCTTCGTGACCGATCACATCGTCTTGCCCGCCTCCACGGCGGGATCGGTGTACCCGTACTCGGCGACGGGACAGTTCCCCGGCGGCTCCCGTCAGGACTACCTGGAGCCGCTGACGATGCTCGGCTATCTCGCCCGCGCGACGAAGAAGATCCGCCTGGGCACCAGCGTGCTCGTGATCCCCTATCGCAACCCCCTGGCCGCGGCGAAGATGCTCGCGACGATCGACGTCCTCTCCGAGGGGCGCGTCATCCTGGGCGCGGGGGTGGGCTGGCTCCGGGAGGAGTTCGAGGCGCTGGCGGCGCCGCCGTTCGAGCAGCGCGGGCGCGTCACCGACGAGTACCTCCGGCTCATGCGTCTGGTGTGGACGACGGACCCGGTCAGCTTCACGGGCCAATATTACAAGGTCCGGGAGGTGCACGCCCTGCCCAAGCCCGTGCAACCGGGCGGCATCCCCATCTGGATCGGGGGTCACACGGACGCCGCGCTGAAGCGCGCGGCCACGCTCGGCGACGGCTGGCATCCCATCGGCCTGCGGCCGCCGGCGCTGCTGCCGCCCGACGAGTACGCGATGAAGGTGAAGCAGCTCCACATCTACGCCCAGAAGGCCGGGCGCGATCCCAAGGCCATCGCGTTGACCTTCCGGGCGCCGATGGAGGTGCGCTCGAAGCGCGAGAAGACGCCGGCCCGCGATCGACCGATGTTCCAGGGAACCGCCCCCGAGGTCATCGCGGACCTCGAACGCTACCAGGCGGTCGGCGTCACCCATCTCGTCTTCGATCCCACCCGGCCGGACCTGGAGGCCGCGCTCGCGAACATGGAGCGCTTCGCCCACGAGGTGCGGCCCAAGCTGACGGGACGGCGGCGATGA